The genomic DNA AACATCTCGTACTGAATTTATAAGAATATTGCAAGGTAAATTTAATTAACATGGGTTTGTATAGTAATAAGTAGCGAAAAAGAACCAACTTATACAGGTTGGTTCTTTTTTTGAATATAAAATATTTTCCCTATGAGCTAAGAGTTTGAAGTACTAAATTACTATTAAGGTAAATTTATATCTAAATAAAGAGAAGGTTATAAACTTTTGATCAAAACGATGATGGGGGTTATTAATTTTAATAGTATATTAAGTTAAATCTTGGTGTATAATTCTATGACAAATTCATCTCTTCTGTTCCAAGTTGTTTTTCTTAAGTAAGTTGCTTTTTCAAGTACTGATTTGAGAAGATGATTTTTCTTGTCAATGTCCTCTGTTACATAGTACGCTTCTAATACATTACGTATTTTTGGAACAAACTCATGCATATGTTTCTCTTTTTCTGCTATATATTTAATTTCTTGCTCAAGTTGTTCAATTTCTTCTTGGGTAGTTTTTAAACGTAGTACAATAGATTTTTGTCGTTCTAAAAAAGTTTCAATATCGTATACCCCCTTCTCCAATAAATCATGAAGTTTATTTTTTTGTTTTTGTAAATCATTAACTTGTTGCTCCTTTCTTTCTACAGCCTTTTGTTGTAGTTGAATATTATTTTTTGACTGCTTTTTTTCTACCATATTTTTTTGTATCTCAAAGCTTTCAATAATTTGTTGTAATCCATCGAGTATGCGTTGTTCAACGAGTGCCAAAGCAGCCCCTTTTTGAATCCCTTTACACGATGGCTGTACGCAACGCACTTGAGGATTAGGTCGATCTTTTCGAGGCTGATAAAGCATGGAATGACCACATAGTTCGCATAATAAGATGCCCGCCAATGGATTGGAAAGTTTTTTTGTTTTGATTGTGGGAGGTCTCCAGCGTTTACTGTGAGCCATATTGGCCTTTTGAAATAACTCTTCTGATACAAGTGGAGGATGAGCGTTATCATGTCGTTGCCATCTTTCTTTCGGCACTTTCTTTCGAATGTATTTCCCATTTTGTTTGGTATAACGTATCTTTCCCCAAATAATGTGACCAAGATATACTTCGTTTTTTGTAATGGAAGAGATAGTTGAAGGATTCCAATATTCACCTTTGGGGGGAGAAATACCTAACCTGTCTAATTCTTGAGCGATTGCTTGTCTTCCCATTCCATTTACCATTAGTTTGAAGATTATCGGTATAACCCAACTTTTTTCAGGATCAGGATAAAGTTTTAAGTTATTATCTCGTAAGTATCCATAAGCTGGCACGCGAGAGATAGATTTTCCTTCTTTTGCAGAAGCTCTTCTACCACGCTGCATCCGTTTAACAATTGTTTTTAATTCTTCTCGAGCAATTAAAGATTTGATACTGAAGGTTAATTCCTGATTTTCATCATTTGGATTAATAATTTCTGTTGGTGTAATGATGAATGTTTCTGAGTAGCAAAACACACGATAAATGGTCCCTTGATCTACCATATCCCCACGACCAAGACGGTCTAAATCCATTACTAAAACTGCATCAGCGATACCTGATTCTACTTCACGAAGAAGTTTTTGCATCATAGGTCGTTCAGATATATATTCACCGGAAACAACTTCTTCAAAGATATCAATAATATTATGATGCTCTTTATGAGCGAGTTCTAATAACTGAGTACGATGACGTTCAAGTGTATCATAATGTTGTCCATGTTCTATCGCCTTTTTTTCCTCTTCAAGGTCTTTTCGACTTTTACGTAAATAGATGAATACATCAAGTTCTTGTGGATGGTACATTAGTTTCACCTACCAACTTGTCTATTATTATTGTTATAGATATGTATGGCTAGCTTGTCCTATGAAAATGATAGTTCGTCTTTTTTCCTGTCTTGCATACATATAATGCAAGGGGGGATATGATGAAAGAATTTCAATTTGGTAATACAAAAGTCATTATTCATTCACCACTTGCATTAATGGAAAAAGAGGAACAAAAAGAATGGTTTCAACAAGAATGGGAAAAGAAAAATCCAATTTTAAGGTCTATAGTTGAAGCAGCAGTAAGTTGCCAAGAAGATGAAAAATAAAAAGAGCATTCTCTTTTCTTAAGAGATATGCTCTTCTTTTTTTCGTTAAATTATTCATCAACATAAATAATTGTTTTTTATTGTGAATAGCTTTTTTAGTTCTGTAAATAATAATCTTGATCATTGTTATGGAGGATAGGTGAAGCTTGAGATAGATCAATACCTTTCTCTAAAGTTTCTAATAAGTAATATCCAAGTGCTTTATCCTTTTGTATCAAGTTATGTAATAGGGTGCTTGCGCGAGCAATTCTATATTTTGTTTCATCAAGGGTTAAGGATGAATTATCTATTGTAATGAGGTGAAGCTCATCTTGTAGCTTTTGTAATAATGAAAGTTGAATGGTATCCGTCTTTCCCGTTTCAAGATTACTTAAATAAGCTGGTGATACACCAAGCTGTTTTGCAAAAGTGTTTAATCCAATTCCTTTTTGAGTGCGAAGTGTACGAATGTGTGTACCAATTTCATTTATCATAAGACTAACCTCCACGGATTTATTGAAAGGAATATGTAAAATGAATAAGCAAAAGAAAATTACAATTACATCAGTAAGCTATGTTCATGATCCAGAATCAGCTCGAAAGTGGTTTGAAGCATATATCAAGATTGTTGAAAAAGAATTAGTTAAAGCAATTAATAAGGACTAGCTGCTATTTTTGATACATACAGTGTAAATAGAACATCATGAGAGGAGGTCCTGAATTGAAGACCGTTGCATATTATAGAAGTTCAATTGATTCTCAGGAAAACTCAATCGAAATGCAACAAAATTCTGTTCTTACTCGCTCCATTGATATGGCATTGATTATCGATGAAGAATATATTGATGAAGCGGTATCAGCCCGAAAAATCGGTTTAAAAAAGCGTTCAGCCCTACAAAAATTATTACAAGATATCAAAAATAATAATGTCGAAACCTTATTTGTATTTAAGCGAGATCGACTAGCAAGAAATGTAATGGAGTATTATGAAATTTATCAAATACTAAGAAATAAGAAGATAAATGTTATTTTAACTGCACCAAATGAGCCACCAGTGTACTACACACCAATTGGTGAGTATCTTGAATTAATTATGGCGGGTATGGCCCAACGTGAAGGCGAACAAATTATTGAACGTTTAAAGCAAACATTAAAGTCAAATTTTCAAAGTGGTAAAAACCCAGGACGTCTTCCGTATGGTTTCAAATGGAATAAAGAAACGAAAGAAATTGAATTGATTGATGAACAGGTACAAATTGTTAAAAGGATTTATCAAGAGCTTGTATCGGGAAAATATGAATCCTTGAAAGAACTTTGTAGTGTATTAGGCTTGAAGGAAAACGGTAAGTTTTGGACTTCGGCTGATATAAGAAAAATTGCATTAAACCCGACATATATTGGATTGCGTACTATGAATATTTTTGGTGAAGATGTTACTAGTAAATATGAAAGACTTTCCATTATCGATAAGAATACATGGGAAAAAGCATGTAGTATTGTCACTGTTTTATCTCCCAAAAAGACTCACCAAGATTATGTATTCGAACAAGTGTTATTTCCATTGCAAGACTTGCTAATTTGTTCGAAATGTAATGAATCATTACAAAAAGTAAAGGCTAGAAGAAAAGACAATTTAAAATATAAATGTTTAAACCATTCTTCAGTTTACGTTTTTAAGAGTACAATCGAACCATTAGTCTTTGAACGCTGCAAAGAATATTTTCATAGCCTACTCACTTCTCATTTCTATGAATTATTTGATCGATATGAACAGGATGCTAAGAAGCAAGTAAAACAGAAAATACAAACCATTGAAGAGAAAATCAAGCTTATGAATGAAAAATTAATTACAAAAGTAGATACGTGGTATCACGAAACTGATGCACCTTATAAGGAACAGAAAGAAATCGAAATTATGGCTCTGTATGATGAGCTGGCAAAATATAAAAAACAAAAAGAACGGGTAATACAGGAATTAAGTGATGTAAAGCAATTACGTGAAAAGATAAGTAATTACCAATCCTCTATCTCATTGTCCTATGATGATATAAAGGAGAATCGACAGTTAGGTTCCTTTTTTCAAGATTTAATACAACAAGTTAAAACCGACGGAAAGAACTGCGAAATTGTTTTTAAACACCCATTCTTACGTACTCAAGAGGTGTTAACATCATGAAGCTTTCTCATATATTACAACCAAATATGAAGGCTGCTTTTTATGGCCGTCATTCTACGGATAAACAAGACATGGATATGCAATTGAATTCGGTTATGGAAGTGATTCGCAAATATGATTGCATTCATACTCATTCTTTTCTTGATAAGGCTGTTTCTGCTCGTAAAAATAAAATTACAAGTAGGAAAGAACTTGAAAATATGTTCGAAGCGGCAAAAAGAAAAGAATTTGATTTTGTCATTGTTTATAAGAGTGATCGTTTGGCCAGAGATCCTCTTGAGCATCAAACGATACGTATTGTCATGAAGACACTAGATATTCCCATCATTATTAGTTCAACCGAGAGTGTGTACAATACTGATACTGACTTGATTGTGCAACTTATGGAAGATGGTTTTACTAAATATGAAGTTGACACCATTATAGCCAGAACACGATCAGGTTTAGAAAACAAAGCAAAACAAGGGAAATGGCTTGGTGGTAAGCCGCCATTTGGTTACACATATGATAAGAGTAGTGAGCAATTTATTGAACACACCGAAGAGCTTTGCTATGTAAAAGAAATCTTCAATTTATATGTAAATGGTCATGGGTTTCAGTATATTGCTCATACACTCCCTAACGGTTCCCGCCGCGGAAAAGATTGGGGGAAAGAGAATGTAAAGGCGATTGTGCTTAATCCTTTTTATTGTGGTTTATTATCATGGCGTCGACAAACAGATGGAAAGCAAAATGAAAGGGATATTTGGATTGAAGCCCCGAATCACTATGTGAAACCAATTATTTCACGAACGACATGGGAAGCATGTTGGCGTATATATTCAGAGAAACGTAATGGAAACATGGTGCCTAAGCATTATAAGACAAGTTTTCTGCTACAAGGGCTGCTTTCTTGTGAAAAGTGCCAAGAATTAATGAAAACAAAGAATCAACAAACAGTAAGCTCTACAAATAAAAAGTACGGAGGGAAAATTTATTTCTGCCCTAACTGTAAATTAAGAATAGAGGCAGACCTCCTTCATGATAAAGTAGTGAATCAAACACTTACTGATGTGAAAATAAGTGGATTTCATAATGTATATCATGCGATAGAACAAAAAATTCAGTATGAGATACAAGAACTGAATAACAATATTCAAAAACATCAGCGTCTCTACGAAAACCACATCATCAAGCTTCACAATATTACAGAAGAACTCAAACAGCGTATGAAAAATAATGACGATAAACGTTTTTTGAAGTCTTTGGCGATTTATCGTTCGGATGTACAGCGAAAACTAGATGGGATCATACAACAAATAAACAACTTTAAACAGCAAATCACCCTCAAAGAAAAAGTCGAGAAAAGTAAGGAAATATGGTTACATACTTTGAATGAAGTATTTCAAGATGATGTCAAGCTTCAAGAAATAAGCGATATGGATAAAAGACGATTTTTATTACCTCTCATTCAATCTGTATCCATTAAAGAAAATAAAAAGCGTAACGAGTATGATATTTCATTACAGTTACGAACCGATTTTTCAAAGCGTGATGTAAAAAAACAAATCAGCTTGATTTTGTAAAACAGCTATCACACATTGGTGGCTGTTTTTTCGTTATTGATGTATCGGTATTTGGGTTGAACTGTAGATGAAAATTCTTTTGCTACTCGGTGATTAGGAAGGAGTGGTATACCACTCCTTCCTAATCACCGAGTTTGATACTCTTGGAAAAGAGCTTGTATCTTAGGGATAAAGGGATTGTCGTTGTTTATTATTATGGACAGTGATTTAGAGAAATAAACGTACTCGGTGATTAGGGATAAGAAAATATTTAAGACATTTGAGATTTCGGTAATTGAGTAAATAAAAATACGCTGTTATTTTTGGTGTAAAGAGATAGGAGAAATTAATAATTATTTAATCTAAAATATAATGTTATTTATGGGAGGACATTATTTCTTGAGGTGAAAATTATAAAGTTACAGGTAGGTCTTTGCAATAAAGTATACTTTTAAATTTGGTTACATCCCTGCTAATTAAACCAGTACAACCGCCATAGTACCCTCATGTCAGCCTATAAAAATATTAAAGATGAAAATTTCAGATATTATATTTTAAAGCAAAAAGCAGATGTATTCCATGCGATGAAGAGCTTCTTTAGAGAAGAAGCTGGAGAGAAAATGGCATAACCCCTTTAAAAGGGGTTATTTTTTTGTAAACTTTTTATTTTCCTAGTTGACAATGAAAATTATTATCATTTATTCGAGATGTGATTACATTTTGATTGATATATTTTGGAGGAGATGTAAAGTTGAAAAGAAAATAAATTAGATGTTAATGAGTGGTCACCTTTATTGGAGTAATATCTGTTTTGGAGATAATAACCAAAAATTAATATGTTAAGAAATTACAATTTATATAACTTGGAGGAAAGTTTAAAGTGAAAAATAATAAAAGAAAACATATAAATGCAATGTTAATAGCGGCGACATTGTCGTTGCCATTTGCTACATATTCTACGCCGGCATTGGCAGCTGTAGTAAGTGAAGTAAATAAAGCTGGGCATATTGTAAAGGATGGAACGTATGATGTTGTTTTAAAAGCATATAATGAGAAAACAAATGAAGAATCACGAGCTACAACGTATATAAAAGAACCAAAAGTAACAATTGAGAACGGTAAAAAAATTGTAAAAGCTACGCTAAATGATAGTGATTTTTTCCAATACCTTAAGGTAGAAGATAGTCAAAATCCTGGTACTTTCCATGATGTCAAAGTACTATCAGAAGATAAGAGGAAAAATGGGACAAAAGTGATTCAGTTTGAAATTGGAGAACTAGGAAAAAGATATAAAATGCAAATGCATATTTTCATTCCATCTATGGGATATGATGAAAAATATCAAGTGCAGTTTGAAGTAAATACAATTCATGCAGGAAATAACACTGTAGAAGAATCGAAAGAGAAAAAAGAAGAGCAACAACAAGTAAAAAACATAATATCTGATAATAAATTACAACAATATATTAATAAAAGTGTTTTACAACGAGCAGGTATAAATGCGCCTATTACTGAGGAAGACGCAGCACAAATTAAAGAGTTAAAGGTGTACTTAGGAAAAGGTATTGAGAGTTTAGATGGTTTGCAATATATGGTGAATCTAGAGGAGTTTGAATTACATGAGTCTAATGTAAAAGATATATCGCCAATATCAGCTTTTAAAAATTTAAAAAAGCTGAAATTATATTTGAATCCAATCGAAAATATTGAACCTATTTCTAAACTAGAGAAACTGCAAACCTTAACTTTACGAGATAATAAAATTAGTGATTTATCACCAATAAGTCAGTTGAAAAAAGTAAAAGTATTAGATTTGATTGGAAATGAAATTACAGATATTAAGCCGTTATTTTCAATGGACTCTGTAACTAAATTATATTTAAGTAATAATAAAATCAGTGATCTGACAGGTCTTGAGAAATTAGATAATTTACGCTTGTTATGGATAGGGAATAATTATATTGATAATTTGACGGAAATTGGTAAAATGACAAATCTTGTTGAACTAGAAGTTGCAAATGCTGAAATAAGAGATCTAACACCATTAGCAAATATGGAACAGTTACAATCGTTAGATTTAGAGCAAAATTATATTTCTGATATTTCACCAATTAGTAAATTAAATAATTTATATGCTTTGAATTTAATAGCAAATGAAATTCGTGACATTAGACCAGTGAAAGAATTAGGGAAAAGGGTTCCTATTAAACTTCAGCGACAAAAAATCTTTTTAAGTGATGGAGTAGTAAATGAAGATATAAAAATTCCTATATACGATTCAAATGGTGAAATAGTTCAAAATATTAGATGGCAGGGCGAGGAAGGAACGCTTAATAACGGATCTGTTAAATGGAATAGTACAGGAGAAAAAGTATATGAATTTAAATTAGAAACAGATTCTGCTGAAAGCCAAATACGATTTAATGGAACAGTATACCAAAACATCGTTGAAAAACATGAAGATATAAATATTATTCAAGATAAAAATTTACAAAAATTCATTAATAAAAATGGTTTAGGAAGAACGAACTTAGAATCATCTATAACAAAAGAAGATTTATTACAAATTAAATCATTAAAAATAGTTGATGGAAAAAATCAAGGCATCACTGATATTTCTGGTCTAGAATATATGACAAACATAGAAGAGTTGGTTCTAGATAATGTTGAGCTGAAAAATGTAGATTTTATCTCGAATTTGAGAAACTTGAAGACTGTGAAATTAACTTCAAATCAAATTGAAAATATTGAACCACTTTCAAAATTAGATAAGCTTGAAAAAATAGATATAAGTGGAAATGATGTGACGGATATTAAACCGTTGTTTACATTAAGTGCGTTGAAAAATTTAAATGTATCTAATAATAAACTTACTGATACATCACTACAAGAAATACATCAGTTGAAGAAATTGGATGTATTAAAATTAAATCATAATGAGATTAGCAATGTAGAAGCGATCAGTGAAATAAGTATGTTGAACGAACTTGAATTGGTAGGGAATAAAGTAGTAGATATAACTCCATTAAGTAAATTGAAAAATTTACAGTGGTTAGATTTATCTGATAATAAAATTCAAAATATTTCTATTTTTGCTTCGATGCTAGATTTAATTGGTTTAAAGTTACCTGGTAATGAGATTCGTGACATTAGGCCGATTATACAATTATCTCAGTGGAGTACAATGGATATTAGAAGACAGAGAATTACTTTAGATGATGTGCAAGTGAACGAAGCTGTGAAGATCCCTGTTCATGATGTAGAAGGAGTACCACTTGAGGATATTACACTGAAAAGTGAAGGCGGAATTATTAATGAAGAAGAAGGTACAATCACTTGGAGCACGCCAGGGGAGAAAGTATATGAGTTTACGTTTGATGGAAATGATTATTTGGGGTTAGGTATTTGGTTTAGTGGAGAAGTCATACAAAACGTTGTAGATAAAATTGAGCCAAAAGAAGAAACAACTAAGCCAGTGGAAGAAGAGAAGCAAGAAGAAGAAACAAGTGCAACAGTGGTAGAAGAAAAACCAAAAGAAGAAGCAAGTAAACCAGTGGCAGAGGAAAAACCAAAAGAAGAAACAAGTAAAACAGTGGTGGAAGAGAAGCAAGAAGAAACAACTAAGCCAGTAGTAGAGGAAAGTACGAAAGAAGAAACAACTAAGCCAGTGGTAGAAGAGAAGCCAAAAGAAGAAACAACTAAGCCAGTGGTAGAAGAAAGTACGAAAGAAGAAACAACTAAGCCAGTGGTAGAAGAAAGTACGAAAGAAGAAGCAACTAAACCAGTGGTAGAAAAACAACTAAAAGAAATTAATCAAACAGCGAAAGAGAATGCATCTAATAAACAAGTGGATAATAAAAAAGAAGAGAGTAAAAACACTTTAGCTGCAGCGGGTGGGCAAGAGAGTAACGTATCTTTACTTTCTGGACTAGCAATCGTTTTATCTGCACTGAGTATGTTTGTATTTAGAAAAAAATTATTTAAGAAATAAATAATTTAGTATCTTATGATTAAGTAACATATTTTACAAATTTTTGAGAAGACATTACCATGGCGATTTCATTTTGAAATAGGGTTATGATAATGTCTTTTTTAGAAGGATATAAATGGAAAATGTGTAAATGTATTAGAGAAGGAGGAGAGGTTATGTATGTTAGTTCAATTTCAAAAGTTGAAGAAGTAGCATCATTTATTGCAAGTATGAATAAAGATGCTATTCATCATGTTGGTTATTGTGGAGATGAGAAAGCGGAGTTATTACATACAATTCTTCATGATTTTTCTGATATAGGTTGGGAAGGATCCTTTGTTGTTACTTATGAGGACAATAAAATAATTGGTGTATTAGGATTTGATGTGGATGAAGTAAAGAAATGTGCAGAAATATGGGGACCGTTTATTATTGCAAACGATTGGAAGGAAGTTGCTTTACATATGTGGAAGGAGCTTTTAGAAAAAATGCCTTTTCATATTGAAAGATTTCATGGTTTTTATCATGTGGAAAATAATAATTGTGCCCGTTTAATGAAAGATTTACATGCTAAAGAACAAGATCGACATAGTATTCTCATTTTAAATAATATTGTGGGGAAACGTATTGTATGTAATGTAGAAGAGGCTTTACCACAAGTGTTTGAGCAGTTTATCGCTTTACACAATCATGTGTTTCCTAATACATATTATGAAGGAAATGAAATTATTGAACGTTTAAGTAATACGAATAAATTATTTGTAAGTATGAAGAATGATAAATTAGAAGGTTATGTATATGTGGAAGTAAATCCAGAGTTTCAAGAAGCGAATATCGAATTTATTGCAACCGCTGAAAATAGTAGAAGAAAAGGTGTCGGAGAGCGGTTATTACAAAAGGCAATTCAGTATATTTTCTCCTTCCAAGGAATGAAGGAGATAGAATTATGTTTGAATCCGAATAATGATCGTGCGATGAAATTGTACAAGAAAGTAGGATTTGAGGAGAAGGCATGTTTACAACACTATATAATAGAGTGAAAACCCATTCGTATGAAAATTATATTTCATACGAATGGGTTTTATTAATCTACTTTTCCCTCAGTTATTACGGATTTAGAAGTAATTTGAGGTGCTAATCGTTACATAACCTTTTTTATTTTTTGAGAGACTTCTTTCGTTTGTGAATTAATATCTTCTTTTCGCAGCTCTTTAAAGAGTGAAATAACCATAAGAACGACTACGATAGAAAATGGTAGTGCTGCGATTATAGCTGCAATTTGTAGGGCGTTTAATCCTCCAGCTTGCAATAAAATAGCTGCAATTATCGCGATTGTTAATCCCCATATAAGTTTCAAACTATTTTTCGGTGATAAGCTTCCATTACTCGTTTGCATAGAAACAACAAATGTTGCCGAGTCGGCAGAAGTAACGAAAAATGTGGCTACTAAAATTAATCCGATAATTGTTAAAAATGTAGAGAATGGTAGGTGTGAAATAACAGCGAATAATCCAATCTCTGTCCCGTTTTTTGCGATTTCATCAGCTATGCCAAGCGATTGGAACATTTCCATATGGATAGCAGTGCCGCCAAATACTGCAAACCAAAATGTACAGATGAGAGTTGGGACTAATACAACTCCAAAGATAAATTCTTTTATTGTGCGCCCTTTAGAAATACGGGCGATGAATGTACCGACGAATGGAGACCAAGAAATCCACCATCCCCAATAGAAAATAGTCCAGTTTTCAATCCAAGAAGAAGATTTTTCATTAAATGCTCCTAAATTTAATCCCATACTAGGTAAAGCTCCGATATAAGAACCGAGTGTAGATGTGAAATATTTCATAATAAATACAGTTGGTCCTAAAAGTAAAAAAGAGACGAGTAAAATACCTGCAAGAGAGAAATTTAAGTTACTCAAATATTTAATCCCACGATCTAAGCCAGTTTGTGCACTTGTTAAATATAAGACAGCGAAGATGGCGATCAGTACGAGCTGTGTAAGTAAAGTGTTATGAATAGAAGGGAATAAATAGCTTAATCCTCCGGCGATTTGTTGAGCACCAATCCCAACAGATGGCACAATACCGAATACTGTGGCTAAAACAGCTAAAATATCGACTGTTTTTCCGATAGGAGAATTTTTCGATCGATTAAATAATGGAGTAACTGTAGCACCAATTGTGCTACCTTTTTGTTTGCGGAATGTGAAATATGCAATTGTTAAAGCAACCATTGCGTATAGTGCCCACGGAAAGAGACCCCAGTGGAAAAATGAATATTGCATAGCGAGCTTGGCGCTTTCTTCTGTGCCTGCTTTTCCTGTTAATGGATCTGTAAAATGTGAAATCGGTTCAGTGATTCCATAAAAGAGGAGTCCGATTCCCATTCCTGCTCCAAACAACATAGATAACCAAGATGGATAACTATACTTTGGTTTTTCTCCATCTTTACTAAGACGAATGGAACCGTACTTAGAAAATGCTAAATAAGTAGCTAAAATAATCATTGCGGTCATAAGTAAAGAGTAAAACCATCCAAATTTATTGAGGATAAACGAGTTTAAGGAAGATGTAACACTTTGTAAATCATAGCCTTGTATCCAACTTACCGGG from Bacillus basilensis includes the following:
- the opuD gene encoding glycine betaine transporter OpuD encodes the protein MIKKENSVFYISILLTTLFIIWGITPVSWIQGYDLQSVTSSLNSFILNKFGWFYSLLMTAMIILATYLAFSKYGSIRLSKDGEKPKYSYPSWLSMLFGAGMGIGLLFYGITEPISHFTDPLTGKAGTEESAKLAMQYSFFHWGLFPWALYAMVALTIAYFTFRKQKGSTIGATVTPLFNRSKNSPIGKTVDILAVLATVFGIVPSVGIGAQQIAGGLSYLFPSIHNTLLTQLVLIAIFAVLYLTSAQTGLDRGIKYLSNLNFSLAGILLVSFLLLGPTVFIMKYFTSTLGSYIGALPSMGLNLGAFNEKSSSWIENWTIFYWGWWISWSPFVGTFIARISKGRTIKEFIFGVVLVPTLICTFWFAVFGGTAIHMEMFQSLGIADEIAKNGTEIGLFAVISHLPFSTFLTIIGLILVATFFVTSADSATFVVSMQTSNGSLSPKNSLKLIWGLTIAIIAAILLQAGGLNALQIAAIIAALPFSIVVVLMVISLFKELRKEDINSQTKEVSQKIKKVM